GGAAATTCGCGCCTTCATCGAAAAGTTGCCCGAGCACGTGCTTTTCGTGCTCGATGAAGCCTATGCCGAATATGTTGCCAATGCTCCAGACCTGAGGGATTTGATCGCAGCGGGGCGCAAGGTGTTTTGTACCCGAACCTTCTCGAAAATCTATGGTCTCGCGGGCTTGCGGGTCGGCTACGGTTACGGTTCCCCAGAGTTGGTTGGCTTGCTCAATCGCGTTAGAGAACCCTTCAACGTGAATTCCATCGCTCAGGCAGCAGCGATCGCAGCCCTTGGTGATCAGGGGTTTGTGTCGGATTGCCGTGTCGCCAATGAAGTTGGCCGCATTCAGCTGGAGACGGGGTTCATGTCGATGGGATGCGAGTATATCCAAAGCTTCGCAAACTTCGTGACCGTAAAGGTAGGCGATGGTGTGCGCTGTTTCGAGGAACTGCAGAAGCAGGGGGTCATCGTTCGTCCGCTTGCTCCTTACGGCCTGCCTGAGTGGGTTCGAGTGACGGTGGGGTTGCCGGAGCAGAACGATATGGCTCTGAAGGCACTCAATTCGTTCTTGAAATCTTAGCTCAGCCCGCAGCATCTTGGCATATCTACTGCATGCGGAGCCTCGCCTCCTAGCGCGTTCGCTCGCTGCGGTGGTTTCATAGAAGCAAAAGTGTACACCTATACAGTTTCGGAACTAACTGCCTGCGGACTTGGAGCCGCGGTTCTTTTGGCCTTAAATGCGATCTTCGTCGGAGCTGAGTTCAGCTTGGTGAAGCTTCGCTTTACCCGTTTCGGGTCCGGTCAAATGAAGGCAGCTCGCGAATCGGAGAACATTGCGGGATTGCTGGAGGACATGAGCGCTAGCATCAAGATGCTGCGTCTGGGGATATCGATGTTCTCAATCGGGGCCGCGTTTCTGATTCTGCCGCTGGCATACAGTTTCACCACGGGGATGGGCTGGGCCTCTGGCTATGAGCTACGGGTGTCGATCGTTTTTGCTCTGATCATTTCCGTCATGGCTCACTTCGTTCTCGGAGAGCTGGTTCCGCGAGCCATGGCCCTGCAGCATCCGGTCAATACGATCCGTTGGTCGCTGCCGTTCGTCCTCCTGTTCCGATTTCTCGTTCGGCCTCTTTCAGCCGTTCTCAATTTCTTGTCTGGAATCATCCTCAAAGTCTTCCGCTTGGACCCGAATTTGGATTTGAACCTACTGGATGTGGAAGCCCAGATCCGCTCTCTTGTGAACGAGGGCGATGAGCTTCCAGCTTTGGCGGAAAGCATTGTCAGCAACGCCCTCGAGCTCCGAAAGCGAGTGGCTCACGATATCATGATTCCTCGTAACCAGCTGCAGTATATCGATTTAGAGGATACTTCAGTTGAGAATCTAGATATTGCCAGAAAGTCTGGGCACACACGTTTCCCTGTGTGCAATGGGGACTTGGACGATTGTGTGGGCATCGTGCACATCAAGGACGTTTTCCGCAGCGGGCAGGAGGGGCTCAAGATCGATTGGATGAAGTTGAAGCGGCCAATGATCACCTTTTCCATGGATGCTCCCCTTGAAAAGGTATTGCAGCGTTTTCTAAAATCGCGAAAGCACTTCGCCCTCTTGAAGGACGACTTTGGCGGCACCGTGGGAGCGGTCACTATGGAAGACGTTCTGGAAGAGCTGGTAGGCGAGATTCAGGACGAGTTCGATCGTGAGGAAAAGATGGTGACCGAATCAGCGGAAGGCATTTATCAGGTCGATGGATTGACTGCGCTGCACGATTTGGCGGACGAGATCGGTATCGATATCGAGGCTCGAGAAGTTTCCACTTTTGGCGGGTATATCACTTACGAGCTCGGCCGTATGCCGAGGCAAGGCGAGCAATTCCGAATCAAGGATCTGGAGATCGAAGTCACCCAGGTCGATGAGCGACGCGTGCTCAGCGCTTCGGTGCAAATCGTAAAGGAGCAGGAGGATGATGAAGAATCCAGCTCCGAATCCAAGGAGTAGGCACTTGCCTATCTACTGAAAAGACGCGCGGCGAAGGCGGTCATTGATTGCCAGTCCCAGGCCGAGTTCGGGAGCTTCCTCTGCTATGATGCTCGAGTAGCCAGATTCATCGATTTCCCTCAGTTTGGAATAAAGCTGGGAGGCGATTTCATCTAGGCGCCCTGATTTGGAGAGCCAATAAACGTTTTTGCCGGTAGCGAAGCTAGGCTTGGCCAGCAGCAAGGCCGCGTTTTCGGGCCCAAGTTTCTCGATTTCCTCGCTTGATATGCCGCCTCGTAGAGCGAGCGGAGTTCGGGGGCTGTAATGTTTGGGCAAGGCTCCGGGCGCAAGGTGCTGCACGGATTCGTCGGCATCGGTTGCCGCTGGCTTATCGATTGATCTGCCAATCTCCGCTTCGATCTCCTCTGCGGGCAAGGCTCCGTAGCGAAGGATGCGGGGTGCGGATTCGTCGCGTACGTCGATGATGGTGGACTCCACCCCAAACGCGCACGGGCCGCCGTCCAGAATGAAGCTGATTTTTGACCCTAATCCGGCCTGCACATGTTGAGCTGTGGTCGGGCTGATGTAGGCAAAGGGGTTGGCGCTCGGGGCTGCGATCGGGAAATCGCATTGTTCGACTAGCCTTTTGAAGTCCGGGTGGGCCGAGCAGCGGACCGCTACGGAGTCCAATCCAGCGGTGACGATGGCCGGAACCTTTGCTTTCTTGGGAAGTACGAAGGTCAGTGGCCCAGGCCAGAATCGTTCCGCCAGACGTAGGGCGAGAGGATTCGGGTAGCATATGTCCTCCAAAGACTCGACTCCCGCCACATGGCAGATGAGTGGGTCGTTGGTGGGGCGCTCCTTCGCTTGGAAGATGTTGGCGCAGGCTTCAGCGTCCAAGGCGTTGGCAGCGAGGCCGTATACAGTCTCGGTGGGGACTCCAACGAGACCCCCAAAAAGCAAAAACTTACGCAGGTCGCGTAAGTTTTCCTCGGTAGGTTGGAGTATGTTCGCCATGGTACGGTGAAACGAGCGGGCCAACCAAGTCCCACGTGTGTGTCGTAGCTATCCGCTTCGGAAGCGGGCTACTTCATCAAGCGCAAGTTGCGGGCGCGCTTGATTGCCTTGGTGATCTTACGCTGCTGCTTCGCGTTGATGCGATTCATCTTGGCAGGGATGATCTTGCCAGTCTCGGTGACGTAGCGAGCGAGGATGTGAGCATGGTGGAAGTCCAGCTCTTGTGGCGTGAGGCTCTGTGATTTTTTCTCTGTGCTCATAAGGAACGGCGGAAACTAGGCCTTGCCGGTGCCTTGTCAACAACGGAAAGCGAGATTTTATGTTCAGCAAAATCTTTACAGCCAACTAGGCTTCGGACAGAAAACAGCTCATCCAGCCAAATCGACGGCTGGCCCTCTTGGGGTCATAGTTCAACGGATAGAACAAGGGTTTCCTAAACCTTAGATCTGGGTTCGATTCCCGGTGGCCCTAAGCTGATAAATGATTAATGATCAGGTTATTGGCTTTAGAATGCCAGAGAAGCTAGGCTAATTATTGCCAAGTATTGCCAATTTGAATTGCGAGTTCGGCATAGAACGCAAGCTTTAGCACATGGTTGCAAAGAGAAGAAATGACGGCTTGCGTGAAGAGGAGTACCCCAAAAATTCAGGAATTCTCATCAGGGAGGTCCCAAACAAGCGTGATGGGCTGGTTTTCAATATTTCTTTTAAGGTTACCGTACCGGCCAAGCTGACTGGTGCTGGTCGCATCAGGCGAAACTTTAAGAAACGCGAGGATGCTAAGTTGTTTGCTGCGGAAGCATTCCGGGCTAAAAAGGCTCGTGGAGACTCGTTCTTCTCGCTCGATTCGCAGCTGCAGAACGAGGTTGCAGCCCTCGTTCCCGTGCTTGAGGAGTCAGGTCAGACACTGGAAGGGCTTCGGCAGCTGCTGAAAGTTGCTAAAGGATCGACTGCAAAGTTTTCCGAGGTGGCAAGTGGACTTGATAAGCTTCAGGAGCGAGGACTTGAGTTTGTTGATGTTGTCCCATTTGCATTGGCACACCTGTCTCCGGTTCACATGCATCGTTCTCTCTCCTTTGTCGTGGAGGAGATGATCGCGCTCAAGGAGTCCCGTCCAAATGAAGGCAAATTGGCGGATCCCTCTTTAGAGGATTTCGTGTACCGGGCTCGAAGGATGGCTCGGGAATTGGGTGAGGATATGGACATAGCGCTCGTCTCCAGAGACAATATCTTTAACTGGATCAAGGGGCTAGGCCTTTCCGCCAGAAGCAATGAAAATTACGTCAGGATCGCGGTTTCTGTGTTCAATCACGCTTTAATCGAAGGGTATGTTAAACACTCGCCGACGCATGGCTTGATTGGAGAGCGTCGCAAAGCTCTCGTAGGCACGAAAGAGGGTAAAGGAAAGGGCAAAGTCGGTATTTTGCAGGTCGAGCAAGCTCAACACCTTCTTGAAATTGCGAGAAAGGAGAAGCAATTGGGGCTTTTGGGATTCGTCACCCTTTCGCTCTTTTGTGGAATTCGCTCTGAAGAGGCTAAACAGTTAGACTGGTCGAATGTCGATTTATCCGAGGAAATGGCGATTGTTACCGTGCCTAAAGACATTGCTAAAAAGCGACGCATTAGGCATGTTGATATCCCGCCTAATGGGGTCGAATGGCTCAGTCTCTGTCACCAAGACTCGGGTCCTATCGTGGAATATCGAGATAAGAACCATTTCGATAGGAAGTTTCGAAAACTTCGGTATAAGGCCGGTTTTTCGCACAGGAAGGGCGGTAAGGAGGTGTCGCACTGGATAAAAAACGGGATGAGACATTCGTACGGTAGTTACCATTTCGATAAATTCGGAGACTCTATAAAGACTTCCATCCAAATGGGGCATCCGACAAATGATGACCTGCTATTTGCCAATTATCGGGAACTAGTAAAGAGGGGCGAGGGCAATCGATTCTTCAGTCTTAGACCTCAGTAGTGGTGATCCCATTGGGCAATCGTTTAAATGAGGGGGAACTTGGTATTCTCTGAGTCCCCTTCGCCTCACCGTAAAAGTGATCCTGGAGAGTTGGTCATCGGCAATTTTGATTGTCCCGAATTCACGCGATTTGACCCATGTAATGGGCTTGCGTTTAGGTAATTGTTCGAATGGTCGATTTAGCGTCCAATGGACGAGATTGTTTCCGAAATTCGAGCATTGCTGAACGAAGCCCTTTGGAAAATCGACTGTCATTCTTCTAGTGGGAGCGGGAATGCGAAGCAGGATCGGTACGACGATGCTGTAAGTGGCCTGGTTGGCGTGGTCGTTGACGCATGCAGAGTTATCGAAGCTCTTGAGGTCTACCATCCTGAAGCTGTTCGAAAAGTGGCTGGCGAAAAAGTTAAGTGGCCGATGGTTTTTTATCACACGCGCGAAGTGTCGGATGGATTCAAAGGTGTGAGAGCGAAAAGCGATGAAATTAGCCAACGCTTTTCTCGAATTGGCTTGGGAAAAGGGCTTCCTGTATCCATAAATCCAAAACATGAAAGTCTGAACATTGCTATTTTGGATTTTGTTGAAGATACGATAGCTTTTCGCAAAATGGAAGAGCCAGTCGGTCTCTGGGACTCTATTGAGGAGGAATGTCAGCCGGGTAGCTTGGTATACGGAGAGCAAGACCAGATTCACCACTATGACCAAGCGGAAAAGAATAGGTGGCGACTTCCTGATCTTGAAAAAGATACGGCAAAAGAATGGGCCAAGTCCATGGTCGATTATGCATACAACCTACAGAAAATGAAAACTAGACCTCGAGTTGTATGGCTTGATGAGCTGACATCCAGCGTTAGAATTCGCAAGTCAGTTCGAGATAAAGCCCTCAAAAGGGAGAAGAGAGTTGAAGCAGACGTAAATGGTATGAGGGAGCGAAACGTGGACAACTCTATAGCAGAATCATGGAGGGAAGACGGCCTGTCTAAAATAAAAAGAGATCTAGAATCTCTCAAAATCGAAAAGGACTGTGTTCAGTCTTTTATCGAGCGGATCTTGAAGGATCTTTTGAGTAGATAGAGGGTGTAAGGTTGGCGGACTCAATCTGTCTTCTCCAACGGAAATTTTCTTAATTCGAGATAGTTCTAAATCTCGGAGCAATTGGTTTTGCTTGGTTGGATTGCTCAGATTAAAAAAGCGATTCAAACATTTTTCGCATTTTGTAGCCTCTTTTCTAGGTGGCTCAATCGGTACGGTTTTGCGTTTTCTAGGAGCTGTAGCTACGGAAGTCCTATACTGACGAGGATCTTGAGAGTTGAAGGCAACGCAGGCTGTTCTGTAACGCCAGTAATCCCGGAAAGTAGACTATATTGCCTATTTTGATTTAGAGGGGTATACTCAAAAAAAATCGATCGGAAAGTGAGTGTTATTACTCAAGATTGGAATTAGATAAAAGTCCTGAGTGTGTGCAATTGTCAGGAGATCATATATTTAGGCAGAATTTGTGTAGTCGGGTTAAAACGAAATTCCGGATTTTTGTAGGGGGTGATATTTCGATTATTTTGAAATTAGCCCTGTAGGGTGAAGGCAACTAAAGAAATGAAAGTAACCGCGCTTGGCCTTCGGGCGCCCTAAATGTCTATGAAAAAAGAAAATTATAAAGAAAGCCCTGTTGGGCTGAGTCTGATCGAATTGAGAAGCCATCCGCCTATGTATATGTCTGTAACTGAAGCGGCTATATATATCGGAATTTCTGAGAGAACGCTTCGAAGTCTTATTTCAAAGGAAGTGATAGTGTATAAGAGGATCCTTGGGAACAGTGACGGACGAGGTCGAATCATTATTCGACGAGAGGATCTAGATCGATATATGCAAACTGATGCAGCGTAGTTATCGGAGGTAGATAGTGGCTAAGAAAAATTACACACTTTGCGCCCCCAAAGACATCGACAAATTCCTGCAAGATCTCAAGTCGGAGACGGGGATGGATAATACCAAATTGCTCGAACATATCGTTCGTCAATGGAAGCTGATTTTGAGTCTCGCCGACAGTCTCGAAGGTAATCTCCCCATCAATCTTGAAATTAGAGCCAGGGGTGAATCTGAAGGTGAGGAATCCGGACCGATTAATGTTACTTTCTTTCGTTTTGCCATTGAAAATCCGAATTCTACGAAGCAAGTGGAAGACTTTAGAGATTGTGTTAAAGCTCTTGTGGATGCATGTAGTGGACTTAGTGATACGCGTGCGTCATTACGGAACTGCGCTGTAACGTTGACCGAATCGGATGTGGTTCTTAAATACGCCAAGAAGGTAGAGCGTACTTTGGAAGAGTTTGAGAAAATTCGAGCCAAGTTGAAGCAACTTGTATTTGCCCGATTTGACCTAGTACCTGACGATGTTTTGGAGAAAGCGATTCTGGCGGTAAAGAAAGGCTCTGAGGATCCAGTTTATCAAGCCTTCTACCATTTGGTGTACGAGTCAAAATGCGCGAACCAGTCATAATATGTTTCCCGTTTTTCCAGCCAAGAAAAAGGGTACAAAACTCTCCTCCGGTTATTCTACTTCGACAAAAATCATTACCGTCGAGCAAGTACAGAAAGCTGAACAATACTTAAACGATAACGAGCATCCAGACCACACTGACTGTACTCTCGATCAAAAAGTGGATTGGTTGGTTCCGAATGGAAAAACGTTTTTGGAAATGGTTATCGAGTGTTGCGAAGACTATCACCGGCTCCATTCGGATTTTCAGTCAATACGGTCAGATGAAATAGAGCTCGCAATTCATGTAATTTTTAACTTCCCGAAAGGGACGAGATTTGAAGGTGACGCAGGATTAAGTGAGAAAGAACTTTTTCGAACGGATGTCCTTTCTGAATTGAGCGACAGAAGCCCCGCCGCATCGGCTTGGCACCAGAAGGAGAATGGCGATGGTCCTCATCTTCATGTTTTGCTTTGTGGAATAACATTTCAAGGAGTCTTTCCACGACCGACCGAGCATTTGATTCGTGAGCAAAGCCATCGTCATGACCTGATTGAGAATGTAAAACTGAAGGCGCGACTGTCTGTGGAGAAAATAAATTCTTTCCGAAGGGAACGTGGCGAACGTGAGATCATGACATATTCGCAGGCGAAAGCTGAAAAGCGGAAAGAAGATTCCCAAAAAGAAGACCGAACAAATAGCCAACCTACATCTAGAAATTGGATGATCGAGTTTCTAGCGAAGGGGTTTTGCTATTGGCTTCCGGACGATGAAAAAAAACTGCGCATGAAGCTTCGAAAATTGCTCAAAGCGAATGGCTGGCAGGTTGCGAGACGGGTCAAAAACAAGCAATCGGGGAAGACTAGCTGCATTATTATCAATGATCCAGATGAAGCTGCGGAGGCATTCGACCTAAAAAAGGATCGAGTTGGTTTATTGCCGGAGGGGTCCAAGCGGAAAACGCCATTCTATCTCGATTTCTATAATTTCAGATTGATCAATCGCAGACTACTGCTGGATCGATTCCAAACGCTAGAAAGTTATGGAGAGGTTCTTGATAAAGTGGCAGAATCCCTTCTTACAGAGCTCTGTAGGGGAGAGGAGCTTCAACCAAACACGATTGTGGAATCGCTGAAGCTAGCTGGGTGCGAAAAATCGAACGCCAACAGGGAACGCGTTGAATTTCTTGGATTGGGAAAGGTAGCCCCAGCGAGTGTAGCAATGGAAGTTTTCCGCAACGAACTGGAGATTCGTTTTGAAAAGATGCTGGATCATGGGCGCCGTTTTCTTGAGGAAAAGAGGGATGAATGGCGGGCTTTCGTGGCGTTTGCGGAGGAGGCCGTTGACGAAAGCTTCAGCGATGCACTCTTTCGGGAAATTTATGTCGAATGGCTATACGAGTATTCTTCGATTTCCCTCTTCGGTAAGTACGAAAAATTACGCGATAAAAATGGGGAGACTGTGATTATTTTGCGGTCAGACTTACAAGTTGCAGTCAAGCAATTCGTCGAAGCGGAAGACCTAAAACGGCGGCCAGAACAGCCTAAGATCAATGTTGAAAAGGAGCAGCCCAAGGCTGCAGAAACACAACCCAAACCGACGTTCGAGGCGAGACCTCTATTCGATCCAGCAGAGATGGTTTCTATCGTTGCAGATGCCCTCGAGAAAGAGGAGGTTGAAATCGGGGATCAGGCGAGCGAGTTGGATATCATCAAGAGGGTAGCGGCCGATTTAGGAGCAGAGTGTGTTCTGGATGAGTATGGGGAACTTTCTTTCAGAGTTGGATCCAAGGTGGTTTGGGAAGATCCTCAGGAAACCCTGATAGATATGGCCCGAGATATGAACCTGGATCGTAAACCTGACGACGATGATAGAGCCCCGGGGGGTACAGGCGGGCCCGAGATGGGGTTCTAGTTTATGCCCTAGACGCCCCGTGCGACAACCCATGAGGAAAGATTTGGCAAGTACCCAAACTATATATGACCGTCTTGTCGCACTTGACGGAGCTGATCAACGCGCTCCCAATGGCCGAATTGGTTCAGCGTTCTAGGATCGCCGGGCCGAGAGAATCGAGGCGGGTTTTCGAAGCTCTCCAATCTGGCAGGGCCTGGTCAAGCAGACGGTAGAAACGCTTGCTGTGATTGTGTTCAGCGTGGTGGGCAAGCTCGTGAAGTACGACGTACTCGATACATTCGCGAGGGGCTTTGACTAGGTTTTCGTTCAGCGTTAGGACGCCATTGGGCGAGCAGTTACCCCATTGTTTGGACATCTTTCGGAGGCGAAGAGACGGCGTTCTACGAACCCAAAGAGCTCGCTTCGTCATCTCATCGAGGCAGTCGGAAAGCACGATACGAGCTCTTTCACGATACCAATTCTGGAGAAGTCCCGCGACTTTTTCGGAAGACTTTTCGTCAACAAAAACTTCGATCTTCCCACGATAGAAACGAACTTTGGGACTTTTCTCTCGATCGACAAAAACCTTCAGCAGGTATCGTCTGCCGAGATAGAAATGACTCTCTCCGCTGACGAATTTTCTTGTTCGAATGCCGTGTTCTAGCTCTGCGAAATACCTACGCTGTTTGGCTATCCAGCGTGCTTTTTTTCGTACTGCGTCGAGCACTTCGGAGTCGCTCGCGGCGTCATTTGCGTGGGCGAAAACAGTCCCGTCAGGGTGAACCTTGATGGTCGCTTTCGCCTTTTTTGAATTGCTGCTGACACGTTGGAATCTGATGAATTCCTTACCGTATCGGAGACTGAAATCGCGATCGGTAGTTTGAACTTTCGAGATCGTTTTCGCCATTTCAGGAAGCCGTAAAGCCGGCTCGTGTGATCTGCACAACCCACTCAGAGATCCGGTTCGCTTGGTCCAATCCGGCTCCCACTTCCTTGCAACGACCGAAGGTAGCTAGAAGGGTTTCTTTACGAATTTGAGCTTCGATATTCTGAGGCGAGATCGAGTTTTCAGCGATTGCTTTCTCCGCGATTTGCTCGATGCGTAATGCGAGTTCGATCCATTTCTGAAGTCCTGAAGGCTCAACCGAATTAAGCGCGTTGGGCAGTTCTTTCTTAAAGATTCCGAAGAAAGCTTGGGCGTGATTTCGTCCGGCTAGCTCGTCGGGGATGTCCGACAACTCTCGCTTTTGAACCTGCTCTTCAAAGTCGTGGAACAGGAGATACTGCTTCATGGGATTGTCGAATTGCCGTTCGGCTTCCTCGATGACGCGCCGCAGCAATTTGGAAAAAGACTCTTGGGCGTATGGGTCGTCCCGAAGGTCTACCTCGATCATCCTCGTGACCCGCGTGCGGATGATATCCGTCTCGTTACGGGTCTTTTCCTTGGTCCAATCTTCGGGATTTTCGCGTTTGCCGAGCTTGTCGACGGAGTAGAAGCCTTTCGGTTCCTTTACCTCCACTCCGACCACATGCTTGTCCATCAGCTTACGAACACTTTCCGAGTATTCGTCGTAGTCGATGGTCTGCCCTGCGTCCTGCTTTGCGATCTGCCGAAGGCTGGAGAACTGCTTTACTGCTTCCTTGTACTTGGCTCGGTCCGCGTCGGTGAAGCTCTTGTCTTCGTAGAAAGTCACCGATTGCAGAGCGACTTTCAGGCAGCTCGAGAACTCGGTAAGGGCTTCGAAGAAGTCCTCTCGAACCTGCAAATTCGCGTCTACCATCTCGCCTTCGACCTCTTCCATTTTCGGGACGAGAACTTGTCGTAGCGCTTCGAGATCCTGCTTGTTGGCGACGGCCTTGAAGATGTCCCAAAGCTTACGGTAAAGGCGTGGCAACCGCTTGTACTCGGTGCTCATTTGGTTGTAGAGCCCGTCGAGATCTTTGATGTCGTAGCCGCCTTGGGTACGGTTCGCGAGGTCCTGGTACTTGGCGATGGTCGTATCCAGTTCCTTCAGAATTCCTCGGTAATCGATGAGGTAGCCGAACTTCTTGTCGGGGTGGAGCCGGTTTACGCGAGCGATCGCCTGCAAGAGATTGTGCTCCTCAAGCGGCTTGTCGATGTAGAGCACGGAATTCAGGGGTTCGTCGAATCCTGTCAGGAGTTTGGAAACCACGATTAGAAGCTTCAGATCCGGATCCTTTTCGAAGCGTTTGACTACCGCTTCTGTATAATCGTCGCCATCCTGAGAACCGACATTCTCCTTCCACCACTTAGCGACGAGAGGGGCTTTCTCTTCGTCTACCTCGGTGTTGCCTTCTCTTGTGTCGGGAGGAGACATGACTACCGCGCTCTCGAACAGGTTCGTTTCATCGAGATATTGTTTGTACAAAATTGCGGATACCTTGCTATCGCAAGCGAGCTGAGCTTTGAGCCCGTCTTGGACGTTTTTGACGAAGTGATTCGCGATATCCAGAGCGATGAGCCGGATTCGGTCTTCGCTTTGGTAGATCTGTCCCTTCTTGGCGTACTTTTTCTTGAGATCGGTTTTCTGCTGGTCGGTTAGACCTTCTGTTATGCGGTCGAACCAGGCGTCGATCGCCCGTTCGTTCACGTCGAGATCGGGAATCCGCTCTTCGTAGAGGAGTGGGGTGACAGCCTTGTCTTCCACCGCTCGTTGCATGGTGTAGGCGTGGACGATCGGGCCGAACTTGTTGGTCGTCTTGTCGTCCTTGAGCAATGGAGTTCCGGTGAAAGCGATAAACGACGCGTTCGGCAATGCCTGCTGCATGCGGATGTTGTTCTCGCCGCCTTGGCTGCGGTGCCCTTCGTCCACCAAGACAATGATGTCCGAACTATCATTGCGGCATTCGGGCAGCTTGGCGGCTGTATTGAATTTCTGGATAAGTGAGAAAATGATCCGCTCGGTACCTCGTCCGATCTGCTCCGCCAGACGTCTTCCGGAAGTGGCCATGGCCGCTTCCTTGTCCTTTTTGGTTCCAAGCTCGCCGCCTGTCATGAAGGTCTTGCTCAGCTGCTTCTCTAGATCTACGCGGTCTGTCACGACGAGGAGGCGACACTGTTTCAGCGCATCATGGAGTATGAGCGCCTTGGAAAGGAACACCATGGTGAAGGACTTGCCCGATCCGGTTGTGTGCCAGATTACTCCACCTTGTCGCTTGCCCTTGGGAGTCTTCTGCTGGACGCGTTCCAGTAGTCGCTTGATTCCGAAGACTTGCTGGTAACGAGCGACTACCTTGCC
This region of Pelagicoccus albus genomic DNA includes:
- a CDS encoding L-threonylcarbamoyladenylate synthase; the protein is MANILQPTEENLRDLRKFLLFGGLVGVPTETVYGLAANALDAEACANIFQAKERPTNDPLICHVAGVESLEDICYPNPLALRLAERFWPGPLTFVLPKKAKVPAIVTAGLDSVAVRCSAHPDFKRLVEQCDFPIAAPSANPFAYISPTTAQHVQAGLGSKISFILDGGPCAFGVESTIIDVRDESAPRILRYGALPAEEIEAEIGRSIDKPAATDADESVQHLAPGALPKHYSPRTPLALRGGISSEEIEKLGPENAALLLAKPSFATGKNVYWLSKSGRLDEIASQLYSKLREIDESGYSSIIAEEAPELGLGLAINDRLRRASFQ
- the hisC gene encoding histidinol-phosphate transaminase; the encoded protein is MSVSVTDLVKPELLKQPVYQPGKPIEDVARELGLDPLGILKLASNENPMGASEAAIEAGKAAMESVELYPDGGCFELKKAIAANRGLSPEQIVIGNGSNEVLEIIGHAFLGAGDEAVMGDRAFIVYKLVTLLFGATPVEVPMKNFTHDLDAMAEAVTEKTKVVFLPSPDNPSGTANSEAEIRAFIEKLPEHVLFVLDEAYAEYVANAPDLRDLIAAGRKVFCTRTFSKIYGLAGLRVGYGYGSPELVGLLNRVREPFNVNSIAQAAAIAALGDQGFVSDCRVANEVGRIQLETGFMSMGCEYIQSFANFVTVKVGDGVRCFEELQKQGVIVRPLAPYGLPEWVRVTVGLPEQNDMALKALNSFLKS
- a CDS encoding CNNM domain-containing protein, giving the protein MYTYTVSELTACGLGAAVLLALNAIFVGAEFSLVKLRFTRFGSGQMKAARESENIAGLLEDMSASIKMLRLGISMFSIGAAFLILPLAYSFTTGMGWASGYELRVSIVFALIISVMAHFVLGELVPRAMALQHPVNTIRWSLPFVLLFRFLVRPLSAVLNFLSGIILKVFRLDPNLDLNLLDVEAQIRSLVNEGDELPALAESIVSNALELRKRVAHDIMIPRNQLQYIDLEDTSVENLDIARKSGHTRFPVCNGDLDDCVGIVHIKDVFRSGQEGLKIDWMKLKRPMITFSMDAPLEKVLQRFLKSRKHFALLKDDFGGTVGAVTMEDVLEELVGEIQDEFDREEKMVTESAEGIYQVDGLTALHDLADEIGIDIEAREVSTFGGYITYELGRMPRQGEQFRIKDLEIEVTQVDERRVLSASVQIVKEQEDDEESSSESKE
- a CDS encoding M48 family metallopeptidase, whose product is MAKTISKVQTTDRDFSLRYGKEFIRFQRVSSNSKKAKATIKVHPDGTVFAHANDAASDSEVLDAVRKKARWIAKQRRYFAELEHGIRTRKFVSGESHFYLGRRYLLKVFVDREKSPKVRFYRGKIEVFVDEKSSEKVAGLLQNWYRERARIVLSDCLDEMTKRALWVRRTPSLRLRKMSKQWGNCSPNGVLTLNENLVKAPRECIEYVVLHELAHHAEHNHSKRFYRLLDQALPDWRASKTRLDSLGPAILER
- a CDS encoding helix-turn-helix domain-containing protein; the encoded protein is MSVTEAAIYIGISERTLRSLISKEVIVYKRILGNSDGRGRIIIRREDLDRYMQTDAA
- the rpsR gene encoding 30S ribosomal protein S18, whose product is MSTEKKSQSLTPQELDFHHAHILARYVTETGKIIPAKMNRINAKQQRKITKAIKRARNLRLMK
- a CDS encoding tyrosine-type recombinase/integrase, which gives rise to MVAKRRNDGLREEEYPKNSGILIREVPNKRDGLVFNISFKVTVPAKLTGAGRIRRNFKKREDAKLFAAEAFRAKKARGDSFFSLDSQLQNEVAALVPVLEESGQTLEGLRQLLKVAKGSTAKFSEVASGLDKLQERGLEFVDVVPFALAHLSPVHMHRSLSFVVEEMIALKESRPNEGKLADPSLEDFVYRARRMARELGEDMDIALVSRDNIFNWIKGLGLSARSNENYVRIAVSVFNHALIEGYVKHSPTHGLIGERRKALVGTKEGKGKGKVGILQVEQAQHLLEIARKEKQLGLLGFVTLSLFCGIRSEEAKQLDWSNVDLSEEMAIVTVPKDIAKKRRIRHVDIPPNGVEWLSLCHQDSGPIVEYRDKNHFDRKFRKLRYKAGFSHRKGGKEVSHWIKNGMRHSYGSYHFDKFGDSIKTSIQMGHPTNDDLLFANYRELVKRGEGNRFFSLRPQ